In Bos indicus x Bos taurus breed Angus x Brahman F1 hybrid chromosome 23, Bos_hybrid_MaternalHap_v2.0, whole genome shotgun sequence, a single genomic region encodes these proteins:
- the LOC113881708 gene encoding olfactory receptor 2W3-like, translating to MTNQSCQEGFILLGFSDRPKLEQILFVFVLIFYLVTLVGNAVIILVSRLDPSLHTPMYFFLTNLSFLDLCFTTSSIPQLLFNLGSPDKTISYVGCAIQLFMFLGLGGTECVLLAVMAYDRFTAICKPLHYSVLMHPQLCWKLVSVAWGVGLLNSLVMSPVTMKLPRCGRCRVKHFLCEMPALIKVACVDTVAVESTVFILSVIIVLVPLSFILISYSCIALAVLRMKSAAGRRKAFNTCGSHLTVVSLFYGNIIYMYMQPGNNSSQDQGKFLTLFYNLVTPMLNPVIYTLRNKDVKGALRRLVSTK from the coding sequence ATGACCAACCAGAGTTGCCAGGAAGGCTTCATCTTGTTGGGTTTCTCAGACAGACCCAAGCTAGAGCAGATCCTCTTCGTGTTTGTCCTCATCTTCTACCTTGTGACTTTGGTGGGCAATGCTGTCATCATCCTGGTTTCCCGCTTAGACCCCAGCCTTCACacgcccatgtacttcttcctcactAATTTGTCCTTCCTAGATCTCTGCTTTACCACCAGTTCTATCCCCCAGCTGCTTTTCAACTTAGGCAGCCCAGATAAGACCATCAGTTATGTGGGCTGTGCCATCCAGCTCTTCATGTTCCTGGGACTGGGTGGCACagaatgtgttctcttggctGTCATGGCTTATGACCGCTTCACTGCAATCTGCAAGCCCCTCCACTATTCTGTCCTCATGCACCCTCAGCTCTGTTGGAAGTTGGTGTCTGTGGCCTGGGGAGTTGGACTTCTCAACTCCCTGGTTATGTCTCCAGTGACTATGAAACTGCCACGATGTGGGAGATGCAGGGTGAAACATTTCCTGTGTGAGATGCCGGCTCTGATAAAAGTTGCCTGTGTGGATACAGTGGCTGTAGAGAGCACTGTTTTCATCCTATCAGTGATCATCGTTCTGGTGCCCCTGTCGTTCATCCTCATCTCTTATAGCTGCATTGCCCTTGCAGTGCTGAGGATGAAGTCGGCggcaggaaggaggaaggctTTCAACACATGCGGGTCCCATCTCACTGTAGTCTCCTTGTTTTATGGGAATATTATCTACATGTATATGCAACCAGGAAATAATTCATCTCAGGACCAAGGGAAATTCCTTACCCTCTTCTACAACTTGGTGACTCCCATGTTGAACCCTGTCATCTATACACTGAGAAATAAGGATGTAAAGGGTGCACTCAGGAGACTTGTGTCTACAAAGTAA